The DNA sequence ATAATAAGACGGTAAGAGTATTGTATTTGTTTGGTGTACGAGTTTATTGGTTaatgaaaaataagaaaaatgagGATTTTGAGAGGTGTATTCAGTTAAGATAAAATATGATGGAATTATGTAAAGTCTTTTAAGGTTTTAAGCATAATATTTCATCTGTCAAAAAAACAATCCCAACGATACTTCAAAATCTAATGGATTGGGTGGGATTTCAAGAAACATAAAATACAATGAAAAAATCTATCATTTTGTGAAGCCAAAAAAATGCATGAGCGTTTTAATACCATCCGATTCTAAAAGATTTTTAACAATCcaaattaaatatcattaatCTGTAAGCATACTTTAAATTCATAATtgaatatcattatattttataacataatttaaaattcttaattGAACAGTCCAACTTTTTGATACATCTtttaaaatctgatttaaatataCCCGAATTTGATAATACAAAAAAATTTTCTTTGAATGAGTAGAGTCAAATGACGGGCGAGGATTACGGATCGCAAGACTCCAATTTTTATGTAAACTCAATAGAACTTGATTCGATGGGAGAATATCAGTAGGTCCTTGGTCTAGAAAACTGGCCTCAGGAGTCAGGACCCAGCAAGCACTTTGGACCATTCTACAACCTTTGCTGCTGTAGAACCATACTCTCTTGTCACGGAGTGCGAGTGGAATACTATGAAACAAGACTTTGTAGGTACGATATTAAGCAAGAAAAAGGAAGCACTTTGCACTTTACCTTAAATCCTTAGACATGAAGCCCGTTTCATAACATTCTGCACTTCTTGAACAGACAATCTGCATATGTACATACTAGATTATAACAATACTCGAATGTACATGGCTCGGCTATTTTTCTGTGAAATGGAAATTATTTCTGGTTCGACTTGCTACATcggaatataaatacaaaaaagatgtatttttattgtttccATCATTATAGCTAAGATTTGAGTTGTGAACCAAATAATCCTTTCCACTTACATTAGTATCAAAGCTCAGGATCGGAGGTCCGGTGCCTCCCAATTATAGATGACTTAATTTGGAGAGGTCCGGTGCCTCCCAATTATAGATGACTTAATTTGGATACTGAGGTTAAATTTTGCCCAAAAGATCGATTGATATCTTCCGCTACCAATCTACTGCCATAAGATTTTAGGAGAGTTGGTAACTGAATAGAACGGACCTTTTCTTGCTGAGTTAGAATTCTACAGCATCAACAGGAAGAGAAGTAGCTCTGTGAAGTGATTGCGGAAGCAATTCCCCTGCAATAAATCCCTTGGCAATGACCATTGGTTTTGGACTATAAACTCCATAGTCTGCATCATAATTTAGAATATCTTGGTTTGCACAAGTCTTTCCATAATCAACAGGAAAGCACAAACTGTAATGTTTCCCAGAATCAAATGATTTAAGTAGATCACCATTTCTTTCTTCCGATGGAACTGAACTTGACATTTTATATTTAGTCTCTTCTTTTCGGTCATCCATACTAGAAGAAAAACTTCCATTTCTTGACAAGGATCGTAGTTGCTGATCTCTAAGCTCTCGTAACTGTATCTGATACTTGGCCTTGAGCCACCTCAATTCTTGCGTTACCTCATTCTCATAGTCTTCTGCTGAATTGCGAGTTTCTGAAAGATTTTCAGATTGAGATTTTCCCACATAGGAATTATTCTTCTTGTTGCAATTGTTTATTTCCACCCCCTCCTTTACACATGATTTCTCTACTTGTTTTTTATCATTTGATTCTCGGGAGCATAGCTCAGGCTCATCAGTCTGCTCCCAAATACCAGAATAGGGTGTGCCATCTGATTGACTTGATACTACTGATGCGCCATCTGTACCACATTGTTCGGATGTGTCAATTTGGTAACGGATTTCTTCAAAACGACCATGCATAGCAGCAGACCCGTGTAGCAAGTCTTTTGCAGACAGTCCTTGAAGAACTTGAAGGTTACTGGCAGATGGGTTGTTTGAGGAAAGATAGCCTTTACAAGGGCTATTGCGAACACATCCGTGTAGCAAGTCCTTGGTGGATATCCCTTGAAGAACTTGAAGGTTATTGGCAGACGGGTTCTTTGAGGAAAGATAGCTTCTACAAGGGCTATTATGAACACAACCTTGACAATAGCTTTCGTCATCACTACTCTCTTCTTGGTCTAAACTCTTATTCCACTCTGGTACTAAAGAAATAATTTCACCATCAATCATCTCTGCTATTTTGGTAACTTCCTGATCTGTTATATCCAACTCTGAAACCATTTCTGCAGCCACACTCAGAGCTGTATCTGCTTCTATATCAAATGGGAAGTATATATTTCGGATACGGCCTAAAAAGAATTTCAATAAGATCACTATTCATCAAATAATATGAGCAAAGATTTACTAAAAACTGTCAGCTGCCTAACAAAATTGACTATAGATTAGTAAAACATAATTACCTTTTTTATCAGCCATCCTAAGCTTTAGAAAAATGCCATCATCCTCTTTCCTCCCCTTGATAGTGATGCCAACATTTTCAAAATTCTCATCTACCCGATTGATCAATGGATCACTTCCATATGAGTGATAATCAGGTATAATGTAGTCCATATCATTCCTTGGTTCATAACCATGATAACTGGAATAATCATTGAGCAAAGAATTCTTACTACATTGATCTTCAAACGAAGGTTCTCTTAATGTAGAGCCCATATTTAATGGATATCCGCAATCTGATGGGGTCGAAACTGATCCATAATAATCATTCTGAAGAAAAGGGTCCTTTAGAAGCTCTGCCGCTGGTAGCCTACAAGATACTGTGGCTAGGCACTTCTCAATAAATTGTCGTACCTCGGGGTCTTCAACTTTGTAAAGTGAATCGGGTTTTTGACCCTATATAAAGAAACCAAATATCATTATAAAGAGTGGAGATTTAGAATATAACGAGATCAATAAGATTTGTGAGTTTTAGTTCATACAGATACAACTTTCTTGTATATCTGAGCAGGGTGAAAGCATTCACTATATGGATATTCAAATGTGACCATTTCCAAAACGCACATTCCGAATGCATAAATATCTACTAATTCATTGTATTCCTCTGCATACACCTCTGGAGCCATGAACTCTGGTGTTCCTGATGATATGCATTGTAAAAGTTACAAAACTATATCTAATATAAATCTATCTCTGCTATGTGGCACATAGTCTCCTAATGTTACATATGAAGGCAACATCTATGATAAAATTTCGAGCATGCTTTAATCAATAGGCAGCATTTACAAGAATTAGgcattaaaaattgaaaagtcTGAGCATACCAACACAACGAGCAGCGTGAGATTTACGGAGTATTGCAGCAAGGCCAAGATCACCAATCTTTACTTCCCCTTGATTACCATTGACAAATATATTGTCACATTTGAGATCCCTGTGAATGATAGGAGGGTCATGGCTATGGAGGTATAGCAGGCCTTGCAAAATCTGTCTACACCAGTGTTTCAAGGCTCTAATGTTTACATTTTTGTGTCTTTGCCTATACCTACCAAAATGACCAAAAAATAAGTTCACCACAGAATGTAAGCACAAAGACAATTGCAGAAAGCAAAGAGTTAAAACAACTAATAGACCAAATAACTTACTGTCTGAGAGTACCAGAAGTGAACATTTCTGTCACAAAATTAATGTTTCTATTAGCAGCATCAACCCAAGAAGTATAGAACTTCATGATATTGCTATGTTTCAAAGTCTTGAGCAGATGGATTTCACAGTACAGCCTCTCGAGATCTTCGGGACTTTGTAGGAAATCAAAAAGCTTTACTTGATTCCAGGCCACTTCAATCCCTTCATACTCATCAAAAGCTCTATACCTATAGAAACCCAAGAAAATGAGCATAGTTTAATCTCTATGAAACAATATACCAAGCAATGACAACCCATTAAGTTATGAAATCAGATATGCTACAAAAGTTCAAATCTTTCATAAATTCATACACTATCTTTGATGCCCCTCTGCCAAGAATCTCATTATACTGCAGCACAAAGAAACATTTCAAATCATTACCATAACATCAAGATACATTAATACAAGAAACAAAAAGATGGGAACTTTGAAACATACTCTTCCATATCTGCCAGTAGGATCAACTTCAACATATTCAGAATCCTCTGATTCAAGATGAGTACCACCATTCATTCCTAGCCTATATCAGCAAAGCCTGAATCTTGAATCTTTAACAAAAGTTGTGGTAAAAGAGAGAAAGATGCTGATTCAAAAAGCTGGATAGGCAGTTGAAAAAAGTTAGAATATTAGCAATAAACAAGAAATGGTTAAGATAACTAAGAACATGATGAGTTGATGAATGAGCAAATATCCAAGAAGTCTCATTGAAAAATGAGGCCAAGATTTGGGTTGAGTTTTGTACTTGTTTGTCCCACCAACAAATGGTGACAAAAACACCTATCTTTTTCTTTGCATGTGCATTCCTTTCTTTCTCTATTTTCCATCTCATCACAAGCTGTAAGTTTCAAAACCACACCCTGGCCATTTCTGCTCTGCTACTcctatataaaaaagataacataataCATGTAATCATTTAGgcagatttatttttgagacAACATCTGGCATAAATGTGGCAATTTGCAGTTTTGGTGGATAAGATAATCAAATTTGGCAGGGACTGTATAATATATGGCATCATTTGAACAACTTCTTGATATAACAATAAATTACTGTTATGCTTatgaaaaaaaagatatttgtattcatattttcaaatttattttcaaaaatacggttcGGTTAAAACCGTTAAATTTACATTGCAAGAGTTGccatgagaaaataaaaaatgacaaCTTAACCGTTTTTGAAAATACTAAAGAAAATCTTCTTCCTGGTGCAACTCTTATTATATAAAGTAATTTGTTAATTCTTTTAATAGTTCACTTCCTCTAAATAAAACGTAATAAAAatccaaaataatattatatatgagtCTCTTAGTTATGGTTTAAATAATGgactattatttatataataaaatctatattataaaaagtaattGACACGAATTAACATTCAATTGGTATTCGAGTAAGTACTCAAAAGTCGAAGATAGACCAAATCcaattttattgaatatttaagatatatttaCGAATTTAAATGTATACTCCAATCTAGCAAAAAATTAAAGTATAACAGGACATCTGattaacaataatattataaattttaaaaatataacatcacaCGTTTTTAAGAAAGTTTAGGTAAACACTAATCTCTATAATTTATTCTACCAGTagtaagataaaataattttcaaatataacatatatgttTCTCTATTTCTCTGCGGAGAATATTCTACCATCACATATATTgtgtattaattaaaaattaaaatatctttTCCCGTTGCTAAAATTAGTTTATCTGGACTAGAACCGAAAAGATAATGACGGAAAGTATCACCGAACAAGTGGCCCCGCACAATTGGACAGAACATAAGTCGGGTACAACAATAAGTCAAGTACATAATTACGTCCGTAAACGAAAGCAGACAGTacaaaaattattgttttaatcttactagcctttaacccgtgcaaagcacgggcgggtatatgattcgtaatttattaattataatttattctttacatcattttattagtattttagtattaatgaattggattttagttaaattatattaaccaactcgttatattttctaacggaaatttagctttcacaatttattatctatctataaatatttttctatattaatatgtgacagttcattattcaatttaaatcaaaattttcatatttcatatatattcatatgttacgtaatggctcgtgtttgtaatgaagtagaatacgtaagtgttaaatttcgagtagaatacgttataattaaaaagtagcgtctttaattatttatatgtattttagacaaaagatattaaaaattgtatatttataattagttatacgtttatctataagtaatttttaatattaatatatgttattaacagtagtttcaccttttttttttaactaattataaattatatttaaaaagatattaatatacataaggagtgtttttggtatatgaaactgtttaatacaTATCtacttgtagacttttagttttagaggagagtaccaaaccaaaattttgtacgactacaaattatacctatgttggctttttatagtatagtatagatttattactccctccgtccccctgagttgtatacattgggggacggggacggggacggggacgcggcacggactttaatgctcttgcaaagtgtagttgtgcaatttgttttaaaaaattttcttttatgtattaaagtttggatattatatttttatactgaaaaagaaaatctcaaaaagaaGTTAcggaactactccctccgtcccttccatttctttacactttcctttttggggtgtcccatccaattctttacatttcaaaacttacccaaaatagtcaatgggtcccaccacttcttcacttttctttccttttcacactacttttactccactatcttcttttaatacattaaaaatcaatgggtcccaccacttcacccacttttctttctcttttccactactttatacatatttcttaacctccgtgcccaacccaaacgataagaaatgggagggacggagggagtatattttataagagcattgaaatgcgtgtcgagcagttaaaaagaaacgtatagaattaaatgagacagagggagtaaatttTGTAAACTGTCGGAAAACAAATTTTTGATAGGCCACAAagatatctatatattttttgatacttattattttgtttagaaTATAAATTAGAGTAGAAATCTcaattcttaaataatattttctccGTCTTTTTAGATTCTACACATTTACGTTGAGACAAATGATACAACatgcattttaaaatatttataaaatataattttatatattatataataaaattattcattcatattaaaataattaatccgAACATATAGCCATGTTTGGGGGAGAGAAGCACGAGCTGCttgcttctacttttcttgaattatttgtGTAAAGAAATAAGAAGTATTTTTAAGAAGCCGTGAGAAAAAAATTGGAAGTAAAAATGTTGGCTTACAATttttacttcttttccaaatattttaagaaCTTATAATCATAATTTGCTTCTCACTTCTATTCCAATTCTTTATTTTAGACGAGAAGTGACTTCTTTGAAATTAATTCAAACAGTCTCTCAAATTAttcaaatcaatcaaataaaCCTACTATCTGCATCAATCAATTCTGTTCTTGTGCCCACACTACTAATCGAGTGACTGTAATTGTCATGTCGAACTTTGACTTCCATTTTTCATTGTTTAGTTCTTCTCAAATTATCAtatcaataattattttagttttgttttcaaaaaaataattattttagtttagTTATCAAAAATAATGTATACGTATTTAAAAACCTCAAGTTCACATACAAATTTGTCTTGGGTAAATTTCATATATCAAACTTCAGTTTACTTGTCCACATTTTTTCGCGTATTTTGTGTTTCAAGTTTCAACACATGTCCTATGTGTGACTCTGATGTAGAACACCTATTACAT is a window from the Daucus carota subsp. sativus chromosome 8, DH1 v3.0, whole genome shotgun sequence genome containing:
- the LOC108199115 gene encoding probable serine/threonine-protein kinase WNK9, which produces MNGGTHLESEDSEYVEVDPTGRYGRYNEILGRGASKIVYRAFDEYEGIEVAWNQVKLFDFLQSPEDLERLYCEIHLLKTLKHSNIMKFYTSWVDAANRNINFVTEMFTSGTLRQYRQRHKNVNIRALKHWCRQILQGLLYLHSHDPPIIHRDLKCDNIFVNGNQGEVKIGDLGLAAILRKSHAARCVGTPEFMAPEVYAEEYNELVDIYAFGMCVLEMVTFEYPYSECFHPAQIYKKVVSGQKPDSLYKVEDPEVRQFIEKCLATVSCRLPAAELLKDPFLQNDYYGSVSTPSDCGYPLNMGSTLREPSFEDQCSKNSLLNDYSSYHGYEPRNDMDYIIPDYHSYGSDPLINRVDENFENVGITIKGRKEDDGIFLKLRMADKKGRIRNIYFPFDIEADTALSVAAEMVSELDITDQEVTKIAEMIDGEIISLVPEWNKSLDQEESSDDESYCQGCVHNSPCRSYLSSKNPSANNLQVLQGISTKDLLHGCVRNSPCKGYLSSNNPSASNLQVLQGLSAKDLLHGSAAMHGRFEEIRYQIDTSEQCGTDGASVVSSQSDGTPYSGIWEQTDEPELCSRESNDKKQVEKSCVKEGVEINNCNKKNNSYVGKSQSENLSETRNSAEDYENEVTQELRWLKAKYQIQLRELRDQQLRSLSRNGSFSSSMDDRKEETKYKMSSSVPSEERNGDLLKSFDSGKHYSLCFPVDYGKTCANQDILNYDADYGVYSPKPMVIAKGFIAGELLPQSLHRATSLPVDAVEF